The genomic stretch ATTGCAAGGGGAGCACGATATCTGCGCACAATTGAAATTGAGACGGGCAAAGGGCTTGGCATCGCAGAAGCCTGTCGCAAGCTGAACATCACCGAACAGACGTACTACCGGTGGAAGAAAGAGTACGGCGGCTTGCGCGTCGATCAGGCGAAACGCCTGAAGGAGTTAGATCAGGAAAATGTACGCCTGAAATGCCTGATGCGGATCTCTCCCTCGACAATAGCATCTTAAAAGACGTAGCGGTGGGAAGCTTCTAAGCCCGGCCCGACGCCGAGAAGCAGTCTGCCGGGTGCAGGCGGCGCTGACGGCTAGTCCTTTTCTTCTTCTTGAGTAGCTATCCCCACCAATTCCCAAACTCGTGTCGATAGCCGTTTTTCCCTCGCCGAGCCATCAATGGCAAACCGTGATGATTGGTCCAGTCGGATTTCCGGCAATGGATTCAGCAAATCTCACGGGAGAAATGATCTTGCGCAAACTGCGACATCTCATGCCCGCTCCACACTATCTGCTTCTGGGTTGGCTACTCATCAATCAGACCGGCTGCCTCACAGTCACCGATCGAGTGATCCCTGGTACCACCCTCCGGCAGGAAGCCGCCGTTTCGCAGCAGGGACCACCAGAAGCGCACATGTTGATCCATCCTGAACATCAAGGGTGGACCATCACTCTCACTCAACCCATTACTCGTCATGTCGAAGTTATTCGGTCAGAACGGAAGGAGCAGCATTCGTATTATCCCAATCCCTTTGCAGTTCCCGCCGGCGTGTTCGCCTGCCCGTCGTCAGCGTGGGGTTGGTTTTGGAATGCCGTTGCCACCGTCCCAGATGCAGCGCGACAACTTGAACAACGAAAGGCGCTGCTGGATTTCACGTTCACGAGTTGCTTGATGGCCTTGTCGATTGTCCGTACGGACCGACAACTGACTGACGTCGAGACGGTCGTCGAGCGCAAGCTGGAGCCTGATTCGCGACCTTTCAGCGAAGGGCGTGTCACTCTGTCGTGGCAAGGGACACGTGACGTCACCGTGCCCTACCCCATCAATGCAGACGGACGAACGATCGTTCGCTTAAGCCATCTCGCGACTGCAGTACGCCAGCAAGGACTCCCGATCACAACCGTCCCGGGTGGTCGCCTCGAACTGATCGCTTGGCATGGAGCACAGGTCCTCCGTCGATGGACGATTGAGGTAACAGCCGACCAACTGGAGGCCGCAGTTCGACTAGAGACGCCCATCATGGCTTCACGCAGCCGATGGCCACGCGCATTGGCTTTCAAGATCGTGAACGAAGCCCTTCCGCCCAATCTTCCCGATCCTCTCAAGACCCTACAAGGGCTGCTCGTCCAGCAGGGGCTGACCGTTGTGGCGTCGGATATTCAGCAGATGCTCGTCCGGCAGGAACTCGCACAGAATCTCAGTGGCCTTGTTGAAGATGACCTGGCGATGGGACCGGGTCACTGGCGAGCGGCGACCGTGCTGGTCTTGCTCAATGGGTACCAGGGAGCCGACCGCTCTGGCGTGAGCCTGTCTTGTCTCAACATCCAGACGCGTGAACTCTTGGCGCGGATCGACGTGACCGCCGGGCCGGAAGGACTGTCGGGCGCTCTGGACGTCCTTGCCGCACGTTTTCAGGACTTGCTTCGTCACCTACCCGCTCCGACAGCTTCCTCAGGCCGATAGCTCCTCTCTGACCGGCAGAACGGGCCAACTTCGGATCGTTGGTCATCGTTCATCTTTTCAGAGGAGGTTGTCATGGATGCACATCTGAGTTTTGACCCGACCAATACCCCACCCGTGGCCGATCTCAACGCCGTCTCTGTGACCGGGATGCTGGTCCAGGAGCCGGAGTTTATGGTCGGAGCCGCCGGCGAACTCGTCGCGATCGTCGTGCTTGCCGTCGAAGGCAGGGATCAAGCGAGCGCCTGGGGCACCACGATTCGCCAGACCTATTTCATTCACGCCTGGAGCGTCGGTCCCGTCGCGGAGTGGTTGGCCACGATGCCCGCAGGAACGCGCGTCCGCATTTTGGGGTCGCTGGACTATCTCTATCGCAGCGATGCCCCGACCGTGGCAGAACGAGTTGTCCTCTCGATCCGCATTGACGAACTCGCATTACACGCGTGAGCCAACGGTCTGTTTCGGTTCCGCAACACTAGCATGCTCGAGCCACGGAAGGCTTGAGCTCCCTCAAGACTTATTGAACCCGATATCTGGAGGTATTTGATGACGATGTATCCGCCGTTTGACGCGTTGCGTGCTTGCATCCGTGAAGCTCGCGCCCACGGACAATTCGAGACTTCACCGGCCCTCGCGAAACCGCGTTTTCATGTGATGGCTGAGACGATACTCGGGCCGATGGTCCGCCATGCGGCCCACGTCCTCTGGCTGGAAGGCGTGCCAGCCTCGGCAATGATTGAGTTGGATGCGGATCCGCCGCATGTCGCAATCTGCATGGATGACTATGCTATGGGCATCTATTTTTGGCCCTCCTCTGATCCTGACGCTGTTCAGTGGGCGATTCAGACCTCTGGAGAATATGGCCAGATCCACACCGTGGCGTACCATGCCCTGCCTCCCTCCAGACTGGCATCACTCCTCGAACGGTCCATCGAAGAGCTCTTCCTTCGGTCTGTGAAGGGACAACAGTCGTCCACAGGCGAGCAAAACAGCCTGCGAGCCATCTAAGTACGCATCAGTAAATGGAAAAATGCAGTAGCGGGATGGAGGCTGTCGTAGAGCCATGAGACAAGGTCGGAGCGTACAGGGAAGCAATGTCAACATGGGATCTGCACCCACGAAGGTGCGGAAAATCTCTGCCGTTCCGAGAGGCTTTCCCGCTCTGATACAATGCCTCCGGTTGTACGTCGCGGCGCACCCAGAGAAATTTCGACGGCAAACCCGTCGAGAGGGCCAACGCCGTGTCTGCACCGTCACGGTATGTGAGGATGGAAAGAGGTCATCATGAGAATTGCGTTTTACGGTCGGTATAGTTCCGACAACCAGCGAGAAGCATCGATCGAAGACCAGCGGCGTGTTGTTGAACGCTGGGCGGAACGTCATGGGCACAGCATCGTCGTGGAGTTTTCCGATGCGGCCGTGTCCGGTGCCAGCACACGAACACGCGATGGGCTCCAAGCCGCCTTGGGTGCCGCCCTTTCCGTACCGCCCGTCTTTGAAGCTCTCGCCGTCGATCAGCTTTCCCGACTGTCACGAGACGTGGGGGATACCGATGCACTCATTAAGCGGCTGAAGTTTGCGGGTGTCCGAGTGCTGGCCGTTTCAGACGGGATCGACACCGGTGAAGAGACGACAAAAATCAGCGTGACCGTAAAGAGCTTGGTCAATGAGCTCTACCTGGATGATCTACGGAAGACGACCAAGCGCGGGCTTGACGGTCAGTTCTTGAAAGGCCTTTCGACCGGTGGACGGACCTTCGGGTATCGATCTGAGCCCGTGTATGACGGGTCTGGAAAAACGGATCCGCGTGGGCAGCCGCTCCCTGTCGGATATCGCCTGGCCATCGAGCCAACGGAAGCAGCCATAATTAGGGATATCTTTACACGATTTCGAGACGGACAAGGCGAGAAGGCCATCGCGAAGAAGTTAAACGCCCAAATCACCGGCAAAGTGTGGCGGCCGAATACCATCTATCTGATGTTGCAGAATTGTAAGTATCAGGGGCTGTTCTACTTCAATCGGCGCGAGTGGCGGAAGCATCCAGAAACTGGTCGGCGTGTGTGCCGATTGCGCCCTCGCGAGCAATGGGAGAAACGAGAAATTGAAGACCTTCGGATCGTAGATCAAGATCTTTGGCAAGCTGTTCAGACACGACTTGTCTCGCGAGAAAAACTGTTCACACATGCTCGTCAGCGGACGACTCACCTGCTCTCTGGTCTTCTGGTTTGTGATGAGTGCGAAGGTCGGTTAGGAATTGCTGCCAAGGATTACTATGCCTGTCGTAACCATGCTCTGTTGGGTACATGCCAGAATGATATGAGGATACATAGAGAAACAATCGAAGAGATCATCGTTCGTGAATTTTCCAAGCATTTGCCCCAATACATTGAGCTGCTTCGGGAAGCGGCAAGTCAAATGAAGTCCAAACAGGCCAATGATCGTAAGGAGACGCGTGCTCAACTGGACACCTTGCGAAAGGAAGCCGAGACGATCATGGGCGCCATTGGCCAAGGTCGCCTCCAAGGCAGAGCTCTTGATGAGGCACTTGCCACTTACCAGCGTCTGTGGAGCCGTGCAGAGACATTGGAAAGTGAACAGGTTTTGAAAAATGAACAAGAGGACGTCGAAGTGACGACGTACGATCCGAAAGCGATCAAGGCGTTTGTCGACGATCTGCCCACTGCATTACGGACAGATGTGAGGGTAGGACGTGAATTCCTGAACGAGACGCTCAAGAGCGTCAGGGTTGCCAAGATCGGCAACGGGCGGCCCAATTGCCCGGTCTGTAAGAAGTCCTTTCCAAAACTGACCGTCCAGCACCTCCGCAAACACGGTTTAACCTTCAAAGAGGCCTATAGGCGCTATCCTGAGGTCGGATTTACAAAAAAGGCCCGGTTGAGCATTCAACCGAGCCCAGAGGGAATTGCGAACACTGGGGAGGAGTACGGTTTGGTGGTTGCGGGGGCCGGATTTGAACCGACGACCTTTGGGTTATGAGCCCAACGAGCTACCAGGCTGCTCCACCCCGCGACCGGATACTAACAGGCAGGTGAAACGAGAGTCAAGAAAGGCTCAGCGAGAATTGCATTCGCTGGGGGAGAATGATAAAGCGTGGGCATGCGCATTGTATTCATGGGAACACCAGACTTTGCCGTGCCGTCCTTGGAGGCGTTGATCAAGTCGGGTGACGAAGTCGTTGGTGTCGTTACCCAGCCGGATCGGCCGAAGGGCCGTGGGCAGGAGGTGATTTCATCCCCGGTGAAAGTCGTCTGCCAGCGTGAGGGCATCCCTGTGTTACAGCCCCTCAAGATGAAGGATCCCGCGTTTCTGGACGCATTGCGCCAGTGGGCTCCGGATGTGATCGCGGTCACTGCCTTCGGTCGGATTTTGCCGCCGGTGATACTGACGCTTCCGCCGCATGGCTGTATCAACGTGCATGGGTCGTTGCTGCCAAAGTATCGCGGGGCGGGTCCCGTTCAATGGGCCATCATTCGAGGGGAGCGGGAAACCGGCATCACGACGATGTTCATGGCCGAGGGCATGGATACCGGCGACATGTTGTTGCGTGAAACGGTGGAAATTCGTCCGGATGACACGGCGGGTACGCTGGCTCCTCGACTGGCCGAGGTGGGAGGGCGGTTGCTGGTCGAGACCCTGCGCCGGCTGAAGGCGGGCACGCTGGTTCCTCAGCCGCAAGACGATACGCAGGCTACGCTGGCACCGTTGCTCAAAAAGGAAGATGGATCAATCGACTGGACGATGACGGCCGTCGATATTGCCAATCGCGCGCGTGGGTTGTCTCCCTGGCCTGGGGCCTATACCTTTGTGAACGGCGAGCGGTGGACTTTGTGGCGTGTTCAGGCCAGCGACGAGTCGAGCGGCGCCGCTCCGGGGACCGTGACGAAGGTGGGCAAAGACCGGGTTGAGGTCGCCACCGGTCGCGGGACGATTCACATCATGGACATTCAACCTTCCAACAGTCGGCGTATGACGATGGCGCAGTATCTGGCCGGACATCGGTTCGCAGAGGGCCTCCGCCTCCAAGCTGTCCCGCCGCCGGCGGAGTGACTCTCGTACCCGCTCCCTGCTGACCATCTTCCAGCTGCGATCGAAGGTCTCAATCCGTTCACACCATGGTGTCTGACCCGCAACCACTCCAATCGGTTAATGCCGCGTCTGCGGGGCGTCGTGCCGCCATGAACGCGTTGCTGGCGATCGAGAAGGCCGGGCTGTTGAGCGACGACCTGTTCGATGACGTCTCTGCCGCTGCCTCGTTGGATCAGCGTGACCGGGGTTTCATGGTCGAACTGGTGCGTGGCGTCTTGCGGTATCGGGCGACGCTCGATTGGCGGTTGGGGCTGCTCTCGGATCGACGAATTGCGAAACTGCCCACGCTGGTGCAGATGGTGTTGCGCCTGGGGGCGTATCAAGTGTTGTATCTCGATCGCGTGCCGGACGCAGCCGCCGTCAACGAATCAGTCCGCTTGATCAAGCAACAGAGCCGTCGCCTTGGGCGCGATTGGAGTGGGTTTGTGAATGCGGTGCTCAGGGCTCTGCTCCGATCGCCTGAACCCACCTGGCCGGAGGTCGCGCAGGACCCGGCGTTCGCCCTCAGTGTCCGATATTCCTGTCCGGGCTGGTTGGCTGAACGATGGTGTCGTGACTGGGGCGTCGCACGGGCCGAGGCGCTGTGCCGCGCGACGGTCGAGCTGCCCCCACTGACCCTTCGTGTGAATACCCTGAAAACCTCTCGGACTGCGTTGTTGGCGGAACTGGCTGCGGCGAATGTCGATGCCAGCCCGACGATGATCAGCGAAGTGGGCATTCAACTGGCGCACCCCACCTCCGTGACCGATCTCCCCGGATTCGCCGCGGGCCATTTTTATGTCGAAGATGAAGCGGGTCAACTCATTCCGCCGCTCTTGGACGCACAGCCTGGGCAGCGGGTACTCGATGCCTGTGCGGCGCCGGGGGGAAAGACGACGCAGGTGGCGGCGCTGATGCACAATCGAGGCACTATCGTCGCGGTAGATCGGCTGGCCTCACGACTGCAGCTGGTCACGGAGAACTGTCGGCGCCTCGGTGTGAATACGGTCATGCCACTGGTGGGGGATCTGCGTGCGTTGATTCAAGGCGTGACGCAATCGGGAGCGGGGAGGTCGGCTGGTGCGATGTCCGAGTCGGCGCTCTCCCGGCCGTTTGACCGCATTCTGCTCGATGCACCCTGCAGCGGACTGGGAGTGTTACGGCGTCATCCTGACGGCAAATGGTACAAAACGCCGAATGACATTACGCAGCATCGACTGTTGCAGCGGGAGTTGCTTGCCGAGACGAGTCGTCTCTTGCGGCCTGGAGGGGTGTTGGTCTATAGTACCTGCTCGATTGAGCCTGAGGAAACCGAATCGATTATCGACGAGTTTTGTCAGTCTCATCGCGAGTTTCAGCGTGAGTCGATCGCGCCTTGGTTGCCCCCAGCCGGTCTGCCGTTCGTGACCCCTCGAGGGGACCTATCTACGATGGCGAACATGAACAGGATGGATGCGTTTTTTGCCGCTCGCGTGCGGAGGAGCGAATGATGGTCGGTCGGACCGTACGTATTGCCCCCTCTATTCTCTCGGCTGATTTTGCCCGTTTGGCCGAGGAGGTCTCGCGGGTGGAGAAGGCAGGGGCCGACTGGCTCCACATCGATGTGATGGACGGCCACTTTGTGCCAAACCTGACCGTCGGGCCTCCCATTGTGGACGCGCTGCGAAAAGTGACGACCCTGCCTTTGGACGTGCATCTCATGATGACAAATCCGGATGCGTTCATCGCCGAATTCGCCGAGGCAGGGGCGGACTATCTCACGGTTCATGTCGAGGCGTGCCCTCACCTGCATCGTACGGTCCAATCGATCAAGGAGCGGGGGGTGAAGGCCGGCGTCACGTTGAATCCCGCCACACCTGCCGTAGCCCTGTCGGAAATCGTTCGTGATGCCGATCTGATCCTCATCATGTCCGTGAATCCCGGCTTTGGCGGACAAAAGTTTATTCCGTCGTCGCTTGAGAAAATTGCCGAGGTGCGCACGTTGATCGACCGCACCCGTAGTCACGCACTCCTGGAGGTTGATGGCGGCATCAAGCCGGACAATGCCGACGCGATTCTTTCGGCAGGGGCAGACGTGTTGGTGGCGGGTTCCGCCGTATTTTCCGGTGGCGATTATGCGGCCGCCATTACGGCGTTGAGGGCCGGCCACGAACCTGCCGCTCGCACCACGAGGATTGCTGCTGCCCGATGACCGAAGCGGCGCGAGGCCGCACTCCTATTCATGGATAATCTTCATCCCCTTGAAAGCAAAGTGCTGCTGGCCTTAGCCCCGCAGCAGAGTTCCCCTCCGACACTTGATCAGCTTGCCTCGTCTACCGGGTTGGAGCCGTCTCAGTTGAGCATGGCGGTGGAATGGCTCTTGGCGAAATCGCTGATTGCCGTGCATGCCGAAACGGTGGCGCACATCGCCTCGCTGACTCCGACCGGGGACGCATTTTTCGAGCAGTCTGCGCCGATCGAGCGTGTCCTCTCGTCGGCTCGAGAGGCTGGGCAGATCGGGAAGCGCCTGACGATTCAGGATATTCAATCGAAGGAACAACTTGAGCCGTCCGATGTGAGCAAGGCGGTCGGGACCCTCAAGAAAGAAGGCGCGATTCTCATCGTGCAGGGCGGGTGCATCGAAAGTACCGGTCG from Nitrospira sp. encodes the following:
- a CDS encoding single-stranded DNA-binding protein gives rise to the protein MDAHLSFDPTNTPPVADLNAVSVTGMLVQEPEFMVGAAGELVAIVVLAVEGRDQASAWGTTIRQTYFIHAWSVGPVAEWLATMPAGTRVRILGSLDYLYRSDAPTVAERVVLSIRIDELALHA
- a CDS encoding methionyl-tRNA formyltransferase is translated as MRIVFMGTPDFAVPSLEALIKSGDEVVGVVTQPDRPKGRGQEVISSPVKVVCQREGIPVLQPLKMKDPAFLDALRQWAPDVIAVTAFGRILPPVILTLPPHGCINVHGSLLPKYRGAGPVQWAIIRGERETGITTMFMAEGMDTGDMLLRETVEIRPDDTAGTLAPRLAEVGGRLLVETLRRLKAGTLVPQPQDDTQATLAPLLKKEDGSIDWTMTAVDIANRARGLSPWPGAYTFVNGERWTLWRVQASDESSGAAPGTVTKVGKDRVEVATGRGTIHIMDIQPSNSRRMTMAQYLAGHRFAEGLRLQAVPPPAE
- a CDS encoding ribulose-phosphate 3-epimerase, yielding MVGRTVRIAPSILSADFARLAEEVSRVEKAGADWLHIDVMDGHFVPNLTVGPPIVDALRKVTTLPLDVHLMMTNPDAFIAEFAEAGADYLTVHVEACPHLHRTVQSIKERGVKAGVTLNPATPAVALSEIVRDADLILIMSVNPGFGGQKFIPSSLEKIAEVRTLIDRTRSHALLEVDGGIKPDNADAILSAGADVLVAGSAVFSGGDYAAAITALRAGHEPAARTTRIAAAR
- a CDS encoding zinc ribbon domain-containing protein, with amino-acid sequence MCRLRPREQWEKREIEDLRIVDQDLWQAVQTRLVSREKLFTHARQRTTHLLSGLLVCDECEGRLGIAAKDYYACRNHALLGTCQNDMRIHRETIEEIIVREFSKHLPQYIELLREAASQMKSKQANDRKETRAQLDTLRKEAETIMGAIGQGRLQGRALDEALATYQRLWSRAETLESEQVLKNEQEDVEVTTYDPKAIKAFVDDLPTALRTDVRVGREFLNETLKSVRVAKIGNGRPNCPVCKKSFPKLTVQHLRKHGLTFKEAYRRYPEVGFTKKARLSIQPSPEGIANTGEEYGLVVAGAGFEPTTFGL
- the rsmB gene encoding 16S rRNA (cytosine(967)-C(5))-methyltransferase RsmB, coding for MVSDPQPLQSVNAASAGRRAAMNALLAIEKAGLLSDDLFDDVSAAASLDQRDRGFMVELVRGVLRYRATLDWRLGLLSDRRIAKLPTLVQMVLRLGAYQVLYLDRVPDAAAVNESVRLIKQQSRRLGRDWSGFVNAVLRALLRSPEPTWPEVAQDPAFALSVRYSCPGWLAERWCRDWGVARAEALCRATVELPPLTLRVNTLKTSRTALLAELAAANVDASPTMISEVGIQLAHPTSVTDLPGFAAGHFYVEDEAGQLIPPLLDAQPGQRVLDACAAPGGKTTQVAALMHNRGTIVAVDRLASRLQLVTENCRRLGVNTVMPLVGDLRALIQGVTQSGAGRSAGAMSESALSRPFDRILLDAPCSGLGVLRRHPDGKWYKTPNDITQHRLLQRELLAETSRLLRPGGVLVYSTCSIEPEETESIIDEFCQSHREFQRESIAPWLPPAGLPFVTPRGDLSTMANMNRMDAFFAARVRRSE